A single region of the Nocardioides aquaticus genome encodes:
- a CDS encoding MMPL family transporter, translating into MNRGLAGILTGRVTKWLVVVAWLVVMAGSAGFAAKLADVQNNEASSWLPESAESTRALERLEPFQDPNAIPTVVVYERGAGLTQSDLAAIEDQAAEFATMDGVAAPTEGRAPPVVSPATAEQLGFPALSQDGRVAQTSITFDLGAEGWNEMPGIADELRATAAIDGVEVYVAGAGGQAADAAEAFGGIDTTLLAATLGVVILILLLTYRSPVLWILPILSAVVALFVSQALIYFLARDAGLTVNGQSYAILTILVIGAGTDYALLLVARYREELRRHADRHEAMAFALHRAAPALLASAATVALGMLCLLFAEMNSTAGLGPVAAIGITVTFVVMVTLLPALLVITGRWIFWPRRPGFGSAEPTQTGVWARVGRWIAPRPRQVWVVTSVLLAIACLGLLRLDTNGLSTAHSYTEEFQSVTGQQVLVDAGLVDQSNTVMVVAQAGTDVAVTEALTGLEGVEPPKPAVTAGDVTFVEAAIDADPASPTAFATVERVRGAVHDLDGADALVGGSSAFFLDTRDAANRDNLVIIPVILLLVLLILMILLRSVLAPVILIVTVVLSFGAALGISAMLFEYVFGFAGSDPGFPLFAFVFLVALGIDYNIFLMTRVREETRHSGTRTGALVALTSTGGVITSAGLVLAATFLVLGTIPVVFLAQLGVAVALGVILDTMIVRSVLVTAINMDLGGRIWWPSRLDTEDRVPVPEDATVSVGHAS; encoded by the coding sequence ATGAACCGTGGGCTCGCGGGCATCCTGACCGGACGTGTCACCAAGTGGCTCGTCGTGGTCGCCTGGCTCGTGGTGATGGCCGGTTCCGCGGGGTTCGCGGCCAAGCTTGCCGACGTCCAGAACAACGAGGCCTCCTCGTGGCTGCCGGAGTCTGCCGAGTCGACCCGGGCCCTCGAGCGGCTCGAGCCGTTCCAGGACCCGAACGCCATCCCCACCGTCGTGGTCTACGAACGGGGCGCCGGACTCACGCAGAGCGATCTCGCCGCGATCGAGGACCAGGCTGCGGAGTTCGCGACGATGGACGGCGTCGCCGCGCCCACGGAGGGCCGGGCCCCGCCCGTCGTCAGCCCCGCCACCGCCGAGCAGCTCGGCTTCCCCGCCCTCTCGCAGGACGGTCGGGTCGCGCAGACCAGCATCACCTTCGACCTCGGCGCCGAGGGCTGGAACGAGATGCCGGGCATCGCCGACGAGCTGCGGGCCACCGCCGCCATCGATGGCGTGGAGGTCTACGTGGCCGGCGCCGGCGGCCAGGCCGCCGACGCCGCCGAGGCGTTCGGCGGGATCGACACCACCCTGCTCGCCGCCACCCTGGGCGTCGTCATCCTGATCCTGCTGCTGACCTACCGCAGCCCGGTCCTGTGGATCCTGCCGATCCTGAGCGCGGTCGTGGCCCTGTTCGTGTCCCAGGCTTTGATCTACTTCCTGGCCCGGGACGCCGGTCTCACCGTGAACGGCCAGTCGTACGCGATCCTCACCATCCTGGTGATCGGCGCCGGCACCGACTACGCCCTGCTGCTCGTGGCGCGCTACCGCGAGGAGCTCCGTCGGCACGCGGACCGGCACGAGGCGATGGCGTTCGCGCTCCACCGCGCCGCCCCGGCCCTGCTGGCCAGCGCCGCGACGGTGGCGCTGGGCATGCTGTGCCTGCTGTTCGCCGAGATGAACTCCACCGCCGGCCTCGGGCCGGTCGCGGCGATCGGCATCACCGTCACCTTCGTCGTCATGGTGACGCTCCTGCCCGCCCTGCTGGTGATCACCGGCCGGTGGATCTTCTGGCCGCGCCGTCCCGGGTTCGGCTCGGCGGAGCCGACCCAGACCGGCGTCTGGGCCAGGGTCGGGCGCTGGATCGCACCCCGCCCGCGCCAGGTCTGGGTGGTCACCTCCGTGCTGCTGGCGATCGCCTGTCTGGGCCTGCTCCGCCTCGACACGAACGGGCTGTCGACCGCGCACTCCTACACCGAGGAGTTCCAGTCGGTGACCGGCCAGCAGGTCCTGGTGGACGCCGGCCTGGTCGACCAGTCCAACACGGTGATGGTGGTGGCGCAGGCCGGCACCGACGTCGCGGTCACCGAGGCGCTGACGGGTCTCGAGGGCGTGGAGCCGCCCAAACCTGCCGTCACCGCCGGTGACGTCACCTTCGTCGAGGCCGCCATCGACGCCGACCCGGCCTCGCCTACGGCCTTCGCCACCGTCGAACGCGTCCGCGGCGCCGTGCACGACCTCGACGGCGCCGACGCGCTGGTGGGTGGCAGCTCGGCGTTCTTCCTCGACACCCGGGACGCCGCCAACCGCGACAACCTGGTGATCATCCCGGTCATCCTGCTCCTGGTGCTGCTCATCCTCATGATCCTGCTGCGCTCGGTGCTGGCGCCGGTCATCCTGATCGTGACGGTCGTGCTGTCCTTCGGGGCCGCCCTCGGCATCTCGGCGATGCTGTTCGAGTACGTCTTCGGGTTCGCCGGGTCCGATCCCGGCTTCCCCCTCTTCGCCTTCGTGTTCCTCGTGGCCCTCGGGATCGACTACAACATCTTCCTGATGACCCGGGTGCGTGAGGAGACGAGGCACTCCGGCACCCGTACGGGCGCCCTGGTGGCGCTGACCTCCACCGGCGGGGTGATCACCAGCGCCGGGCTCGTGCTGGCCGCCACGTTCCTGGTGCTGGGCACCATCCCCGTGGTGTTCCTGGCGCAGCTCGGCGTCGCCGTCGCGCTCGGCGTCATCCTCGACACGATGATCGTGCGCTCGGTGCTCGTGACCGCGATCAACATGGACCTGGGCGGGCGGATCTGGTGGCCCAGCCGCCTCGACACCGAGGATCGCGTGCCCGTCCCCGAGGACGCGACCGTGTCGGTGGGGCACGCGAGCTGA